In Geminocystis sp. NIES-3709, a single genomic region encodes these proteins:
- a CDS encoding cation:proton antiporter — translation MTKYYIFSQLPNPITDPVAVFLIMMGVLLIAPILFEKIKLPGIVGLIVAGIIIGPHGLGLLDRDKTIVLFGTVGLLFLMFMAGLETSLDDLKENGDKATIFGLATFAVPMALGTGAMLFIGYDILAAILVASCFASHTLLSLPIVSKRGLMRSSMMTVTLGGTLIVNILALLVLTIVVRASEGGLTLGFWLYLIPALAIYTFATLFGVPKLGRWFFRTFGRDEGAEFTFVVLTLFMVSYGAKLIDIEPIIGAFLAGISIRPLIPQLSPLMNRIQFIGNTLFIPLFLLSVGMLVNPATLIQEPRSFVVSGVMIVVAIVAKFIPAWGVGKYFQFSFPNIMVMFGLSVAQAASTLAAITVAFQIKLVDELTVNGTIAMILVTCIVSPWVTTRWADEIKAEASSIPEIYDTTNQALTEEEKPVYRVVVPISNPNTEDNLLNLALLLVNATKGKLFPLHILIDTDGAISQAEKTRQAQLLETAEMIAHATATDVQRIARIDSSIDQGIIHVYQECNANIIICGWKGFSTYQDNFFGGIIDNVIQKAPIPVLITRFTEPIKTTQRVVLAISDFQYNSPSFTQALNLSKILADQLQANLHIILVSSSNSGIVVDSRLTGISFQQLKGNFIRRVLQEMQPDDFLLLMSIDDYKIVGSSTLGSIPETIARNYRRVSMMIICLKSL, via the coding sequence ATGACGAAATATTATATATTTTCTCAACTTCCGAATCCTATTACAGATCCTGTTGCTGTATTTTTAATTATGATGGGCGTATTATTAATTGCACCCATATTATTTGAAAAAATTAAACTTCCGGGTATTGTGGGCTTAATTGTTGCGGGAATTATTATTGGCCCTCATGGGTTAGGATTATTAGACAGAGATAAGACGATCGTGCTTTTTGGTACTGTTGGACTATTATTTCTCATGTTCATGGCAGGATTAGAAACCAGTTTAGATGATTTAAAGGAAAATGGTGACAAAGCAACAATTTTCGGTTTAGCTACTTTTGCCGTACCGATGGCTTTAGGTACTGGTGCAATGTTATTCATTGGCTATGATATTTTAGCGGCTATTTTAGTGGCTTCTTGTTTTGCATCTCATACCCTTTTATCTTTACCTATTGTTAGTAAACGAGGATTGATGCGCTCTTCCATGATGACGGTGACGCTGGGCGGTACTTTAATTGTTAATATTCTAGCGTTATTGGTATTGACGATCGTGGTGAGGGCGAGTGAAGGAGGATTAACCCTCGGTTTTTGGTTATATTTAATTCCCGCTTTAGCTATTTATACTTTTGCCACTCTTTTCGGTGTACCTAAATTGGGTAGGTGGTTTTTCCGTACTTTTGGACGAGATGAAGGTGCAGAATTTACTTTCGTGGTACTGACTTTATTTATGGTTTCCTATGGGGCTAAATTAATTGACATTGAACCTATTATAGGTGCTTTTTTAGCAGGGATCAGTATTCGTCCATTGATTCCTCAATTAAGTCCATTAATGAATCGTATTCAATTTATCGGCAATACTTTATTTATTCCCTTATTTTTGTTGTCTGTGGGAATGTTAGTTAATCCTGCTACTTTAATACAAGAACCTCGATCGTTTGTGGTTTCTGGAGTTATGATAGTAGTTGCGATCGTGGCTAAATTTATTCCCGCTTGGGGAGTAGGCAAATATTTTCAGTTTTCCTTCCCTAATATTATGGTGATGTTTGGTTTGTCTGTAGCTCAGGCTGCTTCAACTTTAGCCGCTATTACTGTAGCGTTTCAAATCAAATTAGTCGATGAGTTAACGGTTAATGGTACGATCGCCATGATTCTTGTTACTTGTATTGTTTCCCCGTGGGTTACGACAAGATGGGCTGATGAAATTAAAGCAGAAGCATCTTCAATACCTGAAATTTATGATACCACGAACCAAGCTCTTACAGAAGAAGAAAAACCAGTTTATCGAGTAGTCGTTCCCATTTCTAACCCCAATACTGAAGATAATTTGTTAAATTTGGCTTTACTCTTAGTTAATGCCACCAAAGGTAAACTATTTCCTTTACATATCCTTATTGATACTGATGGTGCGATTTCTCAAGCAGAAAAAACCCGTCAAGCACAATTATTAGAAACGGCGGAAATGATTGCCCATGCTACGGCTACGGATGTTCAACGTATCGCTAGAATTGATAGCTCGATCGATCAAGGTATTATTCATGTCTATCAAGAGTGTAATGCAAATATTATCATCTGCGGTTGGAAAGGATTTTCTACTTACCAAGACAACTTTTTTGGGGGGATCATCGATAATGTTATACAAAAAGCCCCCATACCCGTTTTAATCACCCGTTTTACCGAACCTATTAAAACGACTCAACGAGTTGTGTTAGCTATCTCGGACTTTCAGTATAATTCTCCTAGTTTTACCCAAGCCTTAAATTTAAGCAAAATTCTTGCTGATCAACTTCAAGCTAATTTACATATTATTTTAGTATCCTCTAGTAATTCGGGGATAGTAGTAGATAGTCGCTTAACAGGAATTTCTTTTCAACAACTAAAAGGCAATTTTATTCGCCGAGTTTTACAGGAAATGCAACCTGATGATTTCTTATTATTAATGTCGATCGATGATTACAAAATCGTTGGTAGTTCCACATTAGGTTCTATTCCCGAAACGATAGCCCGTAATTACAGACGAGTTTCCATGATGATTATTTGCCTAAAAAGCCTTTGA